One part of the Phycisphaeraceae bacterium genome encodes these proteins:
- a CDS encoding FkbM family methyltransferase, protein MAIYRGNPAWHKGADLRFWQRAAWPLVRRYTHWELPRYGHLLRRIGVTDHEKWAGAPTVHTRGRFYGHVMELDLADFYQRTAYFFGSYHELDIMTAIERAIRPGEVFVDGGANIGLVSMHIAEVVGPSGRVHAFECSSKVLPRLRFHLRENRLQQVTLHELGLGDVETVLTMRLPGAGNDGASTFSPVPDRYGGVFTDLGTVKIVRADDVLDRSDTRPLVVKLDVEGYEIKALRGMERTLHDRKPAIITEVNAEMLEHCGGSGVEMHSMLGAMGYRGFAVDRGGFRSRHRFWLHPLEVNEIAWERDVMWIAEGSFHWERLRPLMQQRGMYWKHIEFARQHRAATA, encoded by the coding sequence GTGGCAATCTATCGGGGCAATCCCGCGTGGCACAAGGGAGCGGACCTGCGGTTCTGGCAGCGGGCGGCGTGGCCCCTTGTTCGGCGGTACACCCACTGGGAGCTGCCGCGGTACGGGCACCTGCTGCGGCGGATCGGGGTGACGGACCATGAGAAATGGGCCGGGGCGCCGACGGTGCATACTCGCGGGCGGTTCTACGGGCATGTGATGGAGTTGGACCTCGCGGACTTCTACCAACGGACAGCCTACTTCTTCGGCTCGTACCACGAGCTGGACATCATGACGGCGATCGAGCGGGCGATCCGGCCCGGCGAGGTGTTCGTCGACGGGGGCGCCAACATCGGGCTCGTCTCGATGCATATCGCGGAGGTGGTGGGGCCGTCGGGCCGGGTGCACGCGTTCGAGTGCAGTTCGAAGGTGCTGCCGCGGCTGCGGTTCCACCTGCGAGAGAATCGGTTGCAGCAGGTCACGCTGCACGAGCTGGGGCTGGGCGATGTTGAGACCGTGCTGACGATGCGGCTGCCCGGCGCGGGGAACGACGGAGCGAGCACGTTCAGCCCCGTGCCCGACCGGTACGGCGGGGTCTTTACCGACCTGGGAACCGTCAAGATCGTTCGGGCTGACGACGTGCTGGACCGGTCGGATACACGGCCGCTGGTCGTCAAACTCGACGTCGAGGGGTACGAGATCAAGGCGCTGCGGGGGATGGAACGGACGCTGCACGACCGGAAGCCGGCGATCATTACCGAGGTCAACGCGGAGATGCTGGAGCACTGCGGCGGTTCGGGTGTAGAGATGCACTCGATGCTGGGCGCGATGGGCTACCGCGGGTTTGCGGTCGATCGAGGCGGGTTCCGGTCGAGGCACCGGTTCTGGCTGCACCCGCTTGAAGTCAACGAGATCGCGTGGGAGCGGGATGTCATGTGGATCGCGGAGGGGTCCTTCCACTGGGAGCGGCTCAGGCCGCTGATGCAGCAGCGGGGGATGTACTGGAAGCACATCGAGTTTGCCCGCCAGCACCGCGCGGCGACTGCGTAG
- a CDS encoding ABC transporter ATP-binding protein — translation MSSSTLNGEAAREPAISVRRSGKRYLIYDKPRDRLKHALFGRVKTFHRPFWALRDVSFDVRPGEAVGIVGRNGSGKSTLLQIIAGTLTPTEGEVAVRGRVAALLELGSGFNPEFTGRENVYLQGAILGIPRREIHRRFDSIADFADIGEFIDQPVKHYSSGMHARLAFSVAVSVDPDILIVDEVLAVGDLGFQQKCIARMRKLLDSGVTLLFVSHGADSVKSLCQRAVFLEAGRMVQFGHAGEVVDRYIAQTRTLTNEEASRQMTSLPDAVPFETGPKGSLRYGSGHAQIERVRVLSEDGDPVSTYVFGETIVVETAVRALADIDRLDVSFGVRDSAGVDLTGSGTTAEGVWLPPMRSGERFTVTFKFRNMLRSGNYGVFLTLTRIPETGSQFGLTLDHIDGAIAFQTLADPAKWVVHKFYQPVEVKVETPAAEVVMPGAARPVDTGR, via the coding sequence ATGTCATCTAGCACGCTGAACGGCGAGGCGGCGCGGGAGCCGGCCATCTCGGTGCGCCGGTCGGGGAAGCGGTACCTGATCTACGACAAGCCGCGGGACCGCCTCAAGCACGCGCTGTTCGGCCGGGTGAAGACGTTCCATCGGCCGTTCTGGGCGCTGCGCGATGTGAGCTTCGACGTGCGGCCGGGGGAGGCCGTGGGGATCGTCGGCCGCAACGGCTCGGGGAAGAGCACGCTGCTGCAGATCATCGCGGGGACGCTGACGCCGACGGAGGGTGAGGTCGCGGTGCGAGGGCGCGTGGCGGCGTTGCTGGAACTGGGCAGCGGGTTCAATCCGGAGTTCACGGGTCGGGAGAACGTCTACCTGCAAGGGGCGATCCTGGGGATCCCGCGCCGGGAGATCCACCGCAGGTTCGATTCGATCGCCGACTTTGCGGATATCGGCGAGTTCATCGACCAGCCGGTGAAGCACTACTCCAGCGGTATGCACGCGCGGCTGGCGTTCTCGGTGGCGGTGTCCGTGGACCCGGACATCCTCATCGTCGACGAGGTGCTGGCGGTGGGGGACCTGGGCTTCCAGCAGAAGTGCATCGCGCGGATGCGGAAGCTGCTGGACAGCGGCGTGACGCTGCTGTTTGTCAGCCACGGCGCCGATTCGGTGAAGAGCCTGTGCCAGAGGGCGGTGTTCCTCGAGGCGGGGCGGATGGTGCAGTTCGGCCACGCGGGCGAGGTGGTGGACCGGTACATTGCGCAGACACGCACGCTGACCAACGAGGAGGCGTCACGCCAGATGACGTCGCTCCCGGATGCGGTGCCGTTCGAGACCGGGCCGAAGGGATCGCTGCGGTATGGCAGCGGACACGCGCAGATCGAACGGGTGCGGGTGCTGAGCGAGGACGGCGACCCGGTGTCGACGTATGTCTTCGGCGAGACCATCGTGGTCGAGACCGCGGTGCGGGCGCTGGCGGACATCGACCGGCTGGATGTGAGTTTCGGGGTGCGAGATAGTGCGGGCGTGGACCTGACGGGGTCGGGGACGACGGCGGAGGGGGTCTGGCTGCCGCCGATGCGGAGCGGGGAGCGATTCACGGTAACGTTCAAGTTCAGGAACATGCTGCGGTCGGGGAACTACGGCGTGTTCCTGACCCTGACTCGGATCCCGGAGACCGGGTCGCAGTTCGGGCTGACGCTTGACCACATCGACGGCGCGATCGCATTCCAGACACTGGCGGACCCGGCCAAGTGGGTGGTGCACAAGTTCTACCAGCCGGTCGAGGTAAAGGTCGAGACGCCAGCCGCGGAAGTGGTCATGCCCGGCGCAGCGCGTCCGGTGGATACGGGCCGATAG
- a CDS encoding ABC transporter permease, whose translation MSSESSVVSVRSSRQTPLMELLSLPGLLADLWRYRELLGQFTRRDIEVRHKGTNLGIAWTIINPLLTLGVYTIVFTQIFPSKWEKLGAASTTWDFVLYFFCGWVVYGVFAETVTRAPAMVLDRPNLVRKVVFPLEVLAPSGLLASLFFGAIGLVILLVGAGLAAGVLSPMILLFPVVLVPLCMLTLGVTWGVAALGVFIRDTKQVVPVVMQLLFFATPIFYPASSLERPGLEIFHAVILANPLTTIVEASRSTLLRGEQPDWLALGVVTAIGLVTMQVGYAAFMRCKRGFSDVI comes from the coding sequence TTGTCGAGCGAGTCGAGCGTGGTCTCGGTGCGGTCGTCGCGTCAGACACCGCTGATGGAACTGCTGAGCCTTCCGGGGCTGCTGGCGGACCTGTGGCGGTACCGGGAGCTGCTCGGTCAGTTCACGCGCCGGGACATCGAGGTGCGCCACAAGGGGACGAACCTCGGCATCGCGTGGACGATCATCAACCCGCTGCTGACGCTGGGGGTGTACACGATCGTGTTCACGCAGATCTTTCCCAGCAAGTGGGAGAAGCTCGGCGCGGCGAGCACGACGTGGGACTTCGTGCTGTACTTCTTCTGCGGGTGGGTGGTGTACGGGGTCTTTGCCGAGACGGTGACGCGGGCGCCGGCGATGGTGCTGGACCGGCCGAACCTGGTGCGGAAGGTCGTGTTTCCGCTGGAAGTGCTGGCGCCGTCGGGGCTGCTGGCGTCGCTCTTCTTTGGGGCGATCGGGCTGGTGATCCTGCTTGTTGGCGCGGGACTGGCGGCCGGGGTGCTGTCGCCGATGATCCTGCTGTTTCCGGTGGTGTTGGTGCCGTTGTGCATGCTGACGCTGGGGGTGACGTGGGGCGTCGCGGCGCTGGGGGTGTTCATCCGGGACACCAAGCAGGTTGTACCGGTGGTGATGCAGCTGCTGTTCTTTGCGACGCCGATCTTCTACCCGGCTTCATCACTGGAGAGGCCGGGGCTGGAGATCTTCCACGCCGTGATCCTGGCGAACCCGCTGACGACGATCGTCGAAGCATCGCGGTCGACGCTGCTCCGGGGTGAGCAGCCGGACTGGCTCGCGCTGGGGGTGGTGACGGCGATCGGGCTGGTGACGATGCAGGTGGGGTACGCGGCGTTCATGAGGTGCAAGAGGGGGTTCAGCGATGTCATCTAG
- a CDS encoding DUF2339 domain-containing protein: MTESDPVLATQIDELRRRIDRLEQHVGMAPEPVSPVMSPERAPDAASEPPVTAPPPTRPVVAAWGEAGANRTVEALARLKPKRGVEAGAGDSHSPPLAPPTRAERETPTWSVEQVVGAKFFAAVGAVIVVIGVGLFLKLAYDRGWMNQIPPGAKCWVGTGFGLVLLGLGEWTRRRFGALASAGVSAAGIGTLYAVAYGAYGVYGLIPAGVSFVLLAGVAGLGIAVAGRAGLVSVALLSMVGAYLVPIILRHAEGHPAVMPAYLVALLGLGLGLSGWRPDPFHHLRRAAWWGTALLGTPWVFGDARQWPMLGLGFLAVVWGAVHGELSASAARGGMSGGDSGTLFGSVDVRHYRAARPLITSLSTTAWCSVLGVFLAERWVVPEWVVPAAGVVAAGTLAIVLAGRLRVFCDVPETDGQRLGAVLMMQAGALLIAAIALAVEQPWVEVVTWLAMGLAAVAAGRWIGSRGLDGYGVVVLSIAAGRLVLLRRWLDAPAIDFAGLHLTWWTALMAIAGISWFACARLLLVSWSGWRRVAVAAAAVGMVLVMASVLNAHEAAPVSVVWLAVGVVVACLHRLERRLALDVIGSTAVVAAMAPWAVEYVPEGYFESGATIGLHGGLLIALTICAVLTGLGWEGREQEGRPGPSVPGLKAGLWSIAGGFLLVATSFEVARAAGILASDSTARLAAVSVWWGLFAVGAIVIGFTRRVPGLRYAGLGLLGLAACKAVVYDLAEAPQTWRVASFVGLGLLMLLVAVGYSRVSARVSGPARAGDDGGRPPEHGGL; this comes from the coding sequence ATGACCGAGAGCGACCCGGTGCTGGCCACGCAGATCGACGAACTCCGGCGCCGGATCGATCGGCTAGAGCAGCACGTGGGCATGGCACCCGAGCCGGTTTCGCCGGTGATGTCGCCGGAGCGGGCACCGGACGCGGCGAGCGAGCCGCCCGTTACGGCTCCACCGCCGACGAGGCCCGTTGTGGCGGCGTGGGGTGAGGCAGGGGCCAACCGGACGGTCGAGGCGCTGGCCCGACTCAAGCCAAAGCGAGGGGTTGAGGCGGGAGCCGGGGATTCCCACTCGCCTCCTCTGGCGCCCCCGACGCGGGCTGAGCGTGAGACTCCGACGTGGTCAGTCGAGCAGGTGGTCGGAGCGAAGTTCTTTGCGGCGGTGGGGGCGGTGATCGTGGTGATAGGTGTTGGGTTGTTTCTGAAGTTGGCGTACGACCGTGGGTGGATGAACCAGATCCCGCCTGGGGCGAAGTGCTGGGTCGGCACCGGGTTTGGGCTGGTACTGCTGGGGCTGGGGGAGTGGACGAGGCGGCGGTTCGGGGCGCTGGCATCGGCGGGGGTATCCGCCGCGGGCATCGGCACGTTGTACGCGGTGGCGTATGGGGCGTACGGGGTGTACGGCCTGATTCCCGCGGGTGTGTCCTTTGTGCTGCTTGCAGGTGTGGCGGGCCTTGGGATTGCGGTGGCCGGTCGTGCGGGGCTGGTGTCGGTGGCGCTGCTGTCGATGGTGGGTGCGTACCTCGTGCCGATCATTCTGCGCCACGCGGAGGGGCATCCGGCGGTGATGCCGGCGTATCTTGTGGCGCTCCTCGGGCTCGGGCTGGGGCTCTCCGGGTGGCGGCCGGATCCGTTTCATCACCTGCGACGGGCGGCGTGGTGGGGTACTGCCCTGCTGGGGACGCCATGGGTGTTTGGCGATGCGCGGCAGTGGCCGATGCTCGGCTTGGGGTTCCTTGCGGTGGTCTGGGGCGCAGTGCACGGGGAGCTGAGCGCGAGCGCGGCGCGCGGCGGCATGTCGGGCGGGGACAGCGGCACACTGTTCGGGTCCGTGGACGTGCGGCACTACCGCGCGGCGAGACCGCTGATCACAAGCCTGAGCACCACGGCGTGGTGCTCCGTTCTCGGCGTATTCCTTGCGGAGCGGTGGGTGGTTCCGGAATGGGTGGTTCCGGCCGCGGGGGTTGTCGCAGCGGGAACGCTGGCGATCGTGCTGGCCGGGCGCCTTCGCGTGTTCTGTGATGTGCCGGAGACAGACGGCCAGCGGTTGGGCGCGGTGCTCATGATGCAGGCGGGCGCGCTGCTGATCGCGGCGATCGCGCTGGCGGTCGAGCAGCCGTGGGTGGAGGTTGTAACGTGGCTGGCGATGGGGCTGGCGGCGGTCGCGGCGGGGAGATGGATCGGGTCGCGCGGGCTTGATGGGTACGGGGTGGTTGTGCTGTCGATCGCCGCGGGGCGCCTTGTGCTCCTGCGGCGCTGGCTGGATGCGCCGGCGATCGACTTTGCGGGGCTGCACCTGACTTGGTGGACGGCGTTGATGGCGATAGCCGGGATCAGTTGGTTCGCGTGCGCGAGGCTTCTCCTGGTGTCGTGGTCGGGGTGGCGGCGGGTAGCGGTGGCCGCGGCGGCAGTTGGAATGGTGCTGGTGATGGCGTCCGTGCTTAACGCGCACGAGGCGGCGCCGGTGAGCGTGGTGTGGTTGGCGGTGGGGGTTGTGGTTGCGTGCCTGCACCGGCTGGAGCGGAGGCTCGCGCTGGACGTGATCGGGTCGACGGCGGTGGTGGCGGCGATGGCACCGTGGGCCGTCGAATATGTGCCGGAGGGGTACTTCGAGTCGGGGGCGACGATCGGGCTGCACGGCGGCCTGCTGATCGCGCTGACGATCTGCGCCGTGCTCACCGGGTTGGGATGGGAGGGGCGCGAGCAGGAGGGGCGCCCGGGGCCGAGCGTGCCCGGGCTGAAGGCTGGGCTGTGGTCGATCGCGGGCGGGTTCCTGCTGGTTGCTACGAGTTTCGAGGTGGCACGGGCCGCGGGGATTCTGGCGAGCGACTCGACGGCGAGGCTCGCGGCGGTATCGGTGTGGTGGGGGCTCTTTGCGGTCGGCGCGATCGTGATCGGATTCACACGCAGGGTGCCCGGGCTGCGGTACGCGGGGCTTGGGCTGCTGGGGCTGGCAGCGTGCAAGGCGGTGGTCTACGACCTGGCGGAGGCGCCGCAGACGTGGCGGGTGGCGAGCTTCGTGGGTCTGGGTTTGTTGATGCTGCTGGTGGCGGTGGGGTATTCGCGCGTGTCGGCCAGGGTGTCGGGCCCGGCTCGGGCTGGGGACGACGGTGGGCGTCCCCCGGAACATGGCGGGTTGTAA
- a CDS encoding GH3 auxin-responsive promoter family protein, producing the protein MATSGSGPRGGGRRWTSLIGVALSARLARRIRRLDDREWWARCMAEVQVRQLRWLLSRAKGTQFGRSHGFAELGRLSDAELVAGFRASVPLADYYAFRTPISRMRENGEPDVLWPGLVRDFAQTSGTTAGDKYIPVTRAMLRSNYRAALDLFANASRFGVPLARVLGGKSLFLGGSTDIACNEHGVRTGDLSGLVTPMIRWPLTEIYLPGPEIALMSHWPSKIEAMAERCVDEDIRMINGMPSWTLVLFERVLEAARRRGRPAETVRDVWPSLELFVHGGVKYTPFEPRVRQLYSGSADGDDIPTRLELYPASEGFIAIQDTRGEPGLRLLSDIGIFYEFVPLEEIDSPTARAFTCEQVEPGVRYVVVMSTCAGLWRYVIGDVVEFDTICDAPRWAAGARRGEGQRGPSRLRIVGRHRHFINAFGENLIVEHIENAVAAAAREARVMVGEFTAAPVYPGEGRRAGLQLAVEIDGRPTGAVIEGFAEAFDAALKRQNVDYTTKRTDNLGMAPPTVSPVGTGTFHRWLESRGKLGGQHKCPRCANHREIIEGVLAAGIPK; encoded by the coding sequence GTGGCGACGTCTGGTTCCGGGCCGCGCGGCGGCGGGCGGAGGTGGACATCGCTGATCGGTGTGGCGCTGTCGGCGCGGCTGGCGCGCCGGATCCGGCGGCTTGACGACCGCGAGTGGTGGGCGCGTTGCATGGCCGAGGTGCAGGTGCGGCAGTTGCGGTGGCTGCTGTCGCGGGCGAAGGGGACGCAGTTCGGGAGGTCCCACGGGTTCGCGGAGCTCGGGAGGCTGAGCGATGCGGAACTGGTCGCCGGGTTTCGCGCAAGCGTGCCGCTGGCGGACTACTACGCGTTCCGGACGCCGATCTCGCGGATGAGGGAGAACGGGGAGCCGGATGTGCTCTGGCCGGGGCTGGTGCGGGACTTTGCGCAGACGTCGGGCACGACGGCGGGGGACAAGTACATCCCGGTCACGCGGGCGATGCTGCGGAGCAACTACCGGGCGGCGCTGGATCTGTTCGCGAACGCCAGCCGGTTCGGCGTGCCGCTGGCGCGGGTGCTGGGGGGCAAGTCGCTGTTCCTAGGCGGCTCGACGGACATCGCGTGCAACGAGCACGGCGTGAGGACGGGGGACCTCTCGGGGCTGGTGACGCCGATGATCCGGTGGCCGCTGACGGAGATCTACCTGCCGGGGCCCGAGATCGCGCTGATGTCGCACTGGCCGAGCAAGATCGAAGCGATGGCGGAGCGGTGCGTGGACGAGGACATCCGGATGATCAACGGGATGCCCTCGTGGACGCTGGTGCTCTTCGAGCGGGTGCTGGAAGCGGCCCGGCGCCGGGGGCGGCCGGCGGAGACGGTGCGGGACGTGTGGCCGAGCCTCGAGCTGTTCGTGCACGGCGGGGTGAAGTACACGCCCTTCGAGCCGCGGGTGCGGCAGTTGTACTCGGGTTCAGCAGACGGGGATGACATCCCGACGAGGCTGGAGCTGTACCCGGCGAGCGAGGGGTTCATCGCGATCCAGGACACGCGGGGGGAGCCGGGGCTGCGGCTGCTGTCGGACATCGGGATCTTCTACGAGTTCGTGCCCCTGGAAGAGATTGACTCTCCGACGGCGCGGGCGTTCACGTGCGAGCAGGTGGAGCCGGGTGTGCGGTACGTCGTCGTGATGAGCACGTGCGCGGGGCTGTGGAGGTACGTGATCGGGGACGTGGTCGAGTTCGACACGATCTGTGATGCGCCGCGATGGGCCGCGGGCGCCCGGAGAGGGGAGGGGCAGCGGGGGCCGAGCCGGCTGCGCATCGTGGGCCGGCACCGGCACTTCATCAATGCGTTCGGCGAGAATCTCATCGTCGAGCACATCGAGAACGCGGTCGCCGCGGCGGCTCGCGAGGCGCGGGTGATGGTGGGGGAGTTCACGGCGGCGCCGGTGTACCCCGGCGAGGGCCGGCGCGCGGGGCTGCAGTTGGCGGTCGAGATCGATGGGAGGCCGACGGGGGCGGTGATCGAGGGCTTTGCGGAGGCGTTCGACGCCGCGCTCAAGCGGCAGAACGTCGACTACACGACCAAGCGGACGGACAACCTGGGGATGGCGCCGCCGACGGTGTCGCCAGTCGGGACGGGAACGTTTCATAGGTGGCTTGAGTCTCGCGGCAAGCTGGGGGGACAGCACAAGTGCCCGAGGTGCGCGAACCACCGTGAGATCATCGAGGGGGTGCTTGCGGCGGGAATCCCAAAATAG
- a CDS encoding alpha/beta hydrolase — translation MRGTHQSATTNEAPTWRFAEAGTDGCAVWRSADGRVAGTVSSTGSGLPVVFLHGLVGLNEHWESVVDRVKHRVRCILFELPLLQLRGDDCSIQAVARLTAEFVRELGEPVVLVGNSFGGHVALRIALNDPALCKGLVLAGSSGLVEKSMVSDVQIKPSRGWLERKIGELFYDPANMRQEDVDRAHRELSDRHGARAMVKLSRSARRDHLGDRIGEIRTPTLLVWGRQDIVTPPEAAEEFHRLIEGSRLVWLDRCGHAPMMEGAEGFAAALLEFAAELEPRAARG, via the coding sequence GTGCGAGGGACGCATCAGTCAGCCACGACCAATGAGGCTCCAACCTGGCGCTTCGCCGAGGCTGGAACAGATGGTTGCGCTGTGTGGCGATCGGCGGATGGGCGGGTCGCGGGGACGGTGAGCTCGACGGGGTCGGGGCTGCCTGTGGTGTTCCTGCACGGGTTGGTGGGGCTGAACGAGCACTGGGAATCGGTGGTCGACCGGGTGAAGCACCGGGTGCGGTGCATCCTGTTCGAGTTGCCGCTGCTGCAACTGCGGGGCGATGACTGCTCGATCCAGGCGGTGGCGCGCCTGACGGCGGAGTTTGTGCGGGAACTCGGGGAGCCCGTGGTACTGGTGGGCAACTCCTTCGGAGGGCACGTGGCGCTGCGGATCGCCCTCAACGACCCGGCGTTGTGCAAGGGGCTGGTGCTCGCGGGGTCGAGCGGGCTGGTCGAGAAATCCATGGTGAGCGATGTGCAGATCAAGCCCAGCCGCGGATGGCTGGAGCGGAAGATCGGCGAACTCTTCTACGACCCGGCGAACATGCGCCAGGAGGATGTGGACCGGGCGCATCGGGAGTTGTCGGACCGGCACGGGGCGAGGGCGATGGTGAAGCTCAGCCGGTCGGCGCGACGGGACCACCTCGGCGACCGGATCGGGGAGATCAGGACGCCGACGCTGCTGGTGTGGGGACGGCAGGACATCGTGACGCCGCCCGAGGCCGCGGAGGAGTTTCACAGGCTGATCGAGGGGTCGCGGCTGGTGTGGCTGGACCGGTGCGGCCACGCGCCGATGATGGAGGGAGCGGAGGGGTTCGCCGCGGCGCTGCTGGAGTTTGCGGCGGAGTTGGAGCCGCGGGCGGCGCGAGGGTGA
- a CDS encoding ABC transporter ATP-binding protein has translation MLLAAKDVHKTYRMGRVDVPVLRGASLSVQKGECVAVLGASGSGKSTLLHLLGGLDRPDRQRGKGGDVVYGGQSLNELSGARLDRFRSETVGFVFQFYHLLPELNVVENVLVSAMVRWGRLGFRSRRSELVGEASALLDSFGLGHRLRHRPAELSGGERQRVAIARALINDPPLLLADEPTGNLDRATGRSILDSMDAHRARTGRTMVLVTHDAELAERADRVVHLHDGRVEAGRRQPTG, from the coding sequence GTGCTGCTGGCGGCCAAAGACGTGCACAAGACGTACCGGATGGGCCGGGTGGATGTGCCCGTGCTGCGCGGGGCGTCACTGAGCGTCCAGAAGGGGGAGTGCGTGGCGGTGCTCGGGGCCTCGGGCTCGGGCAAGAGCACGCTGCTGCACCTGCTGGGCGGGCTGGATCGTCCCGATCGGCAGCGGGGCAAGGGCGGGGATGTGGTGTACGGCGGGCAGTCGCTGAACGAGCTCTCCGGGGCCAGGCTGGATCGGTTCCGGTCGGAGACGGTCGGATTCGTGTTCCAGTTCTACCACCTTTTACCTGAACTGAACGTTGTGGAGAATGTTCTCGTCAGCGCGATGGTGCGGTGGGGGAGGCTGGGGTTTCGGTCCCGGCGGAGCGAGCTGGTGGGTGAGGCGTCGGCGCTGCTGGACTCGTTCGGCCTTGGGCATCGGCTACGGCACCGGCCGGCCGAACTGTCGGGGGGCGAGCGGCAGCGGGTCGCGATCGCGCGGGCGCTGATCAATGATCCGCCGCTGCTGCTGGCGGACGAGCCGACAGGGAACCTGGACCGGGCGACGGGGAGATCGATCCTGGATTCGATGGACGCCCATCGGGCCAGGACCGGGCGGACGATGGTGCTGGTGACCCACGATGCGGAACTGGCCGAGCGGGCCGACCGGGTGGTCCACCTGCACGATGGACGCGTCGAGGCGGGGAGGCGGCAGCCGACCGGATGA
- a CDS encoding ABC transporter permease, translated as MYQSLLTRRYMTSKVMPLLSAVVVLLCTMMVLLVWSIMGGFLDMLLSSGRTLMGDVSITWPTTGFAHYDDLIKRLEKAGGIEAAAPLIEAGGMINLPDGRTEPVYIKGVDGPSYAKVVDYASTLWWKPIDQPTSKDSAGRDWRLQRATAEAPAPNWAQLLQDGLRLQESDPASGALVPAAVLGIEVTGFNERHVGGWYTPRPYGVRNEDGAIEWRPEFMPRGQVTINVFPMDRKGRTIDVVSRTIPVANEFKSGIYEIDSKTVLVELGLLQRMLKMDEALRLRPGKVDRYAIEVDPVTGKERTPEPQTMGVEPARVTTVLVRGARDASPDDVAAKCREVYAEFEKEHRGEVPPVSGMVGGVIIQTWRERQGSFVSAVEKETVTVLLILMVLSVAVSFMILAIFWAMISEKTKDIGVLRAIGASQVGIAWLWLRYGMLIGVTGSLLGALTACTIVWNINPIHEWMGRVTGVQVWDPKIYYFVTIPNEVVPWKVAAVVAGGVVFSLLGALIPAFRAARLDPVAALRFE; from the coding sequence GTGTACCAATCACTCCTCACCCGCCGTTACATGACCAGCAAGGTGATGCCGCTGCTTTCGGCGGTGGTGGTGCTGCTGTGCACGATGATGGTGCTGCTGGTGTGGTCGATCATGGGGGGCTTCCTCGACATGCTGCTCTCGTCGGGGCGGACCCTGATGGGGGATGTGTCGATCACCTGGCCGACGACAGGGTTTGCGCACTACGACGACCTCATCAAGCGGCTGGAGAAGGCGGGGGGGATCGAGGCGGCGGCGCCGCTGATCGAGGCGGGGGGGATGATCAACCTGCCCGACGGGCGGACCGAGCCGGTGTACATCAAGGGGGTCGACGGGCCGAGCTACGCCAAGGTTGTGGACTACGCATCGACACTGTGGTGGAAGCCGATTGATCAGCCGACGTCGAAGGACAGCGCGGGGCGGGACTGGCGGCTTCAGCGCGCGACGGCGGAGGCGCCGGCGCCGAACTGGGCGCAGTTGCTGCAGGACGGGCTGAGGCTCCAGGAGAGCGACCCGGCGAGCGGGGCGCTGGTTCCCGCGGCGGTGCTGGGGATCGAGGTCACGGGGTTCAACGAGCGGCACGTGGGAGGGTGGTACACGCCGCGGCCGTACGGCGTGCGGAACGAGGACGGGGCGATCGAGTGGCGTCCGGAGTTCATGCCGCGGGGCCAGGTGACGATCAACGTGTTCCCGATGGACCGCAAGGGGCGGACGATCGACGTGGTGTCGCGGACGATCCCCGTGGCGAACGAGTTCAAGAGCGGCATCTACGAGATCGACAGCAAGACGGTGCTGGTGGAGCTGGGACTGCTGCAGCGGATGCTGAAGATGGACGAGGCGCTGCGCCTCAGGCCCGGGAAGGTGGACCGGTACGCGATCGAGGTTGATCCGGTGACGGGGAAGGAGCGGACGCCCGAGCCGCAGACGATGGGGGTGGAGCCGGCGCGGGTGACGACGGTGCTGGTGCGCGGGGCGAGGGATGCATCGCCGGACGATGTCGCGGCGAAGTGCCGGGAGGTGTATGCGGAGTTTGAGAAGGAGCACCGGGGGGAGGTCCCGCCGGTGTCGGGGATGGTGGGCGGGGTGATCATCCAGACCTGGCGGGAGCGGCAGGGGTCGTTCGTGAGCGCGGTCGAGAAGGAGACGGTGACCGTGCTGCTGATCCTGATGGTGCTGTCGGTGGCCGTGTCGTTCATGATCCTGGCGATCTTCTGGGCGATGATCAGCGAGAAGACCAAGGACATCGGGGTGCTGCGCGCGATCGGGGCAAGCCAGGTCGGGATCGCGTGGCTGTGGCTGCGGTACGGGATGCTGATCGGGGTGACGGGGTCGCTGCTGGGGGCGCTGACGGCGTGCACGATCGTGTGGAACATCAACCCGATCCACGAGTGGATGGGGCGCGTGACCGGCGTGCAGGTGTGGGACCCGAAGATCTACTACTTCGTGACGATCCCGAACGAGGTGGTGCCGTGGAAGGTGGCCGCGGTGGTCGCCGGTGGTGTGGTGTTCAGCCTGCTGGGGGCGTTGATCCCGGCGTTCCGGGCGGCGAGGCTGGATCCAGTGGCGGCGCTGCGGTTTGAGTAG